From the uncultured Fibrobacter sp. genome, one window contains:
- the rpsF gene encoding 30S ribosomal protein S6, whose product MRQYETMVIIDAMISDDAIKAEIETIAANITKGNGEILRRDDWGKRKLAYSIKKRQHGFYVIFYYKALAATVASVEAALKLNENVLRWMTLADYPMSEIVYDQTQTQSTEEIIPVDAEEGEAE is encoded by the coding sequence ATGAGACAATACGAAACGATGGTGATCATCGACGCTATGATCTCTGACGACGCTATCAAGGCCGAAATCGAGACTATCGCAGCCAACATCACCAAAGGCAACGGCGAAATCCTCCGCCGTGACGACTGGGGCAAGCGCAAGCTCGCCTACTCCATCAAGAAGCGCCAGCATGGCTTTTACGTGATCTTCTACTACAAGGCTCTCGCCGCTACGGTTGCCTCTGTGGAAGCCGCTCTCAAGCTGAACGAAAACGTTCTCCGCTGGATGACTCTCGCTGATTATCCGATGAGCGAAATTGTTTACGACCAAACTCAGACCCAGTCTACCGAAGAAATCATTCCGGTTGACGCAGAAGAAGGGGAGGCTGAATAA